The Streptomyces aurantiacus genome includes a region encoding these proteins:
- a CDS encoding alpha/beta fold hydrolase, with protein sequence MAATVSFSVPSPHGPRTVSLAYTRVGNGQPLLLLHGIGHHRQAWDPVVDLLAAERDVIAVDLPGFGESPALPDGLAHDLTTMNAALAALCETLDIDRPHVAGNSLGGLLALELGREKLVRSVTALSPAGFWSPVERRYAFGLLQAMRQAARSMPLPMVERLSRSAAGRAALTSSIYARPARRSPEAVVAETLALANAQGFMETLRAGGSVQFTDDVPGLPVTVAWGMRDRILVRRQGVRAKQIIPGARLVRLPGCGHVPMNDDPALVARVILDGSR encoded by the coding sequence ATGGCCGCCACGGTCTCCTTCAGCGTCCCCTCTCCGCACGGCCCGCGGACCGTGTCCCTCGCGTACACGCGCGTGGGCAACGGCCAGCCGCTCCTGCTGCTGCACGGGATAGGCCACCACCGGCAGGCGTGGGACCCGGTCGTCGACCTCCTGGCGGCCGAGCGCGACGTGATCGCGGTGGACCTGCCCGGTTTCGGTGAGTCCCCCGCACTGCCCGACGGCCTCGCCCACGACCTGACGACGATGAACGCGGCGCTCGCCGCGCTGTGCGAGACGCTGGACATCGACCGGCCGCATGTGGCGGGGAACTCCCTGGGCGGCCTGCTGGCCCTCGAACTGGGCCGCGAGAAGCTCGTACGGTCCGTCACGGCGCTCTCTCCCGCCGGTTTCTGGTCGCCCGTCGAGCGGCGGTATGCGTTCGGACTGCTGCAGGCGATGCGGCAGGCGGCCCGGAGCATGCCGCTGCCGATGGTCGAGCGGCTGTCGCGGTCGGCGGCCGGCCGCGCGGCGCTGACCAGCAGCATCTACGCGCGCCCGGCCCGCCGTTCACCCGAGGCGGTGGTCGCCGAGACCCTCGCACTGGCCAACGCCCAGGGATTCATGGAGACCCTCAGGGCGGGCGGTTCGGTCCAGTTCACGGACGACGTCCCCGGGCTTCCCGTCACCGTCGCGTGGGGGATGCGGGACCGGATCCTGGTGCGCCGCCAGGGGGTCCGCGCCAAGCAGATCATCCCCGGGGCCCGGCTGGTGCGGCTGCCCGGCTGCGGTCACGTCCCGATGAACGACGACCCCGCGCTGGTCGCCCGGGTCATCCTGGACGGCAGCCGCTGA
- a CDS encoding GNAT family N-acetyltransferase has translation MTPDMSHATRTKNGRPVHHWRRHLIRLAALFTAAAVADTVAHLTGHGSYGPVLLAIPAIALIATAGFHTWWARRHGHAPPTGDTGARPPASVRQAGAAVGDAGSPEAGSGEAVLWRMRTTVRDEPGSLAALCVALAGLRVDILSLQTHPLAEGTVDEFLLRAPAPVAASDVTDTVALAGGRGTWIERADAHDLVDAPTRVLGLATRTALDAAELPLALRQLLGRCTIRSLPATSVRGDRSHEGAPVEGALEDTVMRLRAPEGGVITVERPYLPFTPTEFARARALVELDARLGPRVPHSRDVLTLPRGNDITVRRADAGDVDAAKAMHERCSQRTLSMRYHGPVNDADKYLKHLLSPHFGRTLAVQTASGRVVGLGHLLWDGDETEIALLVEDDWQRRGIGGELLGRLVAMAVEAGCESVYAVTQSSNTGMVAAMRALDLPLDYQIEEGTLVITARLSAMPLDPHPPYAEAPGDEREQMPEHEHSVRD, from the coding sequence ATGACTCCAGACATGTCTCACGCGACGCGCACGAAAAACGGCCGGCCGGTCCACCACTGGCGCCGGCATCTCATCCGGCTGGCCGCGCTGTTCACGGCCGCGGCGGTCGCCGACACCGTGGCTCACCTGACCGGGCACGGCTCCTATGGCCCCGTCCTGCTCGCGATTCCGGCGATCGCCCTGATCGCCACGGCGGGGTTCCACACATGGTGGGCACGACGCCACGGTCACGCCCCGCCGACGGGCGATACCGGCGCCCGGCCGCCCGCATCCGTGCGGCAGGCCGGGGCGGCCGTGGGGGATGCCGGCTCGCCGGAGGCCGGCTCCGGTGAAGCCGTGCTGTGGCGGATGCGTACGACCGTGCGGGACGAGCCCGGGTCGCTGGCCGCGCTGTGCGTGGCGCTGGCCGGTCTGCGGGTCGACATCCTGAGTCTGCAGACGCATCCGCTGGCCGAGGGCACCGTGGACGAGTTCCTGCTGCGTGCTCCCGCCCCGGTGGCGGCGTCCGACGTCACCGACACGGTGGCGCTGGCCGGCGGTCGCGGCACGTGGATCGAGCGGGCCGACGCGCACGACCTGGTGGACGCTCCCACCCGTGTCCTGGGCCTCGCGACACGTACGGCACTGGACGCGGCGGAACTGCCGTTGGCGCTGCGCCAGTTGCTCGGGCGGTGCACGATCCGTTCGCTGCCCGCCACGTCGGTGCGCGGGGACCGTTCGCACGAGGGGGCGCCCGTCGAGGGGGCGCTGGAGGACACCGTGATGCGGTTGCGTGCGCCGGAGGGCGGAGTGATCACCGTGGAGCGGCCCTATCTGCCGTTCACGCCCACCGAGTTCGCGCGGGCCCGGGCGCTGGTCGAGCTGGACGCCCGGCTCGGTCCGCGGGTGCCGCACAGCAGGGACGTCCTGACACTGCCCCGGGGCAACGACATCACTGTGCGCCGCGCCGACGCCGGTGACGTCGACGCCGCGAAGGCCATGCACGAGCGGTGCTCACAGCGGACGCTGAGCATGCGCTATCACGGACCCGTCAACGACGCGGACAAGTACCTCAAGCACCTTCTCAGCCCGCACTTCGGGCGCACGCTCGCCGTGCAGACCGCGTCGGGGCGCGTCGTCGGGCTGGGCCATCTCCTCTGGGACGGCGACGAGACGGAGATCGCTCTGCTGGTGGAGGACGACTGGCAGCGGCGCGGTATCGGCGGCGAGCTCCTCGGCCGTCTGGTGGCGATGGCCGTCGAGGCCGGCTGCGAGAGCGTGTACGCCGTCACGCAGTCGTCCAACACCGGCATGGTCGCCGCGATGCGCGCCCTAGACCTCCCCCTCGACTACCAGATCGAGGAGGGCACTCTCGTCATCACCGCCCGCCTCAGCGCGATGCCCCTCGACCCGCACCCGCCGTACGCGGAGGCTCCCGGGGACGAGCGCGAGCAGATGCCCGAGCACGAGCACTCGGTGCGCGACTGA
- a CDS encoding alkaline phosphatase D family protein, translating to MPLSPPSPLPGRRSVLRGTLAASAALALPSAVAAAAPAFALSGRPQAQWGVQAGDVTTHSGLVWVRSDRPARMIVETSATESFRRPRRWHGPLLGADTDFTGTVPLRGLPSGEQIHYRVTLADPDDYRRTGEPVQGTFRTAPSKRRQGVRFLWSGDIVGQGWGINPDIGGLYAYEEMRRLDPDFFLCSGDTIYADGPLSASVTLPDGRVWRNVTTEEKSKVAETLAEYRGNFRYSLLDENVRRFNAQVPTIAQWDDHEVVNNWYPGEILTDARYTVKDVDTLASRARKAFSEYFPISTLPATGEEGRVHRVVRHGPLLDVFVLDMRTYRNANSPGRQTDDTTGILGAEQLAWLKRELARSRAVWKVIAADMPLGLVVPDGATDIEAVAQGDPGAPLGRELQIAELLRFVKHRRITGTVWLTADVHYTSAQHYDPSRAAFKDFAPFWEFVSGPLAAGGFQANALDGTFGPDRVFVKAPTRANVSPMESPQYFGEVDIDGDSGELTVRLRATGGAVLFTKVLQPGRVGQ from the coding sequence ATGCCACTCAGCCCGCCGAGCCCGCTCCCCGGCCGCCGCAGCGTCCTGCGCGGCACGCTCGCCGCGTCGGCGGCACTCGCCCTGCCCTCCGCAGTCGCCGCCGCGGCTCCGGCGTTCGCCCTGTCGGGGCGGCCCCAGGCGCAATGGGGTGTGCAGGCCGGAGACGTGACCACGCACTCCGGTCTGGTGTGGGTGCGTTCCGACCGGCCCGCACGCATGATCGTGGAGACCTCCGCGACCGAGTCGTTCCGCAGGCCGCGCAGATGGCACGGCCCCCTCCTGGGTGCCGACACGGACTTCACGGGTACGGTCCCGCTCCGCGGTCTGCCGTCCGGGGAGCAGATCCACTACCGGGTGACCCTGGCCGACCCCGACGACTACCGCCGCACGGGCGAACCCGTACAGGGCACCTTCCGGACAGCGCCCTCGAAGCGGCGCCAGGGCGTCCGGTTTTTGTGGTCCGGTGACATCGTGGGCCAGGGCTGGGGCATCAACCCGGACATCGGCGGTCTGTACGCGTACGAGGAGATGCGCCGCCTGGACCCGGACTTCTTCCTGTGCAGCGGTGACACGATCTACGCGGACGGGCCGCTGTCGGCGTCCGTGACACTCCCGGACGGCCGTGTCTGGCGGAACGTCACCACCGAGGAGAAGTCCAAGGTCGCGGAGACCCTCGCCGAGTACCGCGGCAACTTCCGGTACTCGCTGCTCGACGAGAACGTGCGCCGGTTCAACGCGCAGGTCCCGACGATCGCCCAGTGGGACGACCACGAGGTCGTCAACAACTGGTACCCGGGCGAGATCCTCACCGACGCCCGCTACACGGTGAAGGACGTCGACACGCTGGCGTCCCGGGCCCGCAAGGCGTTCAGCGAGTACTTCCCGATCTCCACGCTGCCCGCCACGGGCGAGGAGGGCCGGGTGCACCGGGTCGTGCGCCACGGCCCCCTGCTGGACGTGTTCGTGCTGGACATGCGCACATACCGCAACGCCAACTCGCCGGGGCGGCAGACCGACGACACCACCGGCATCCTGGGCGCGGAGCAACTGGCCTGGCTGAAGCGGGAACTGGCACGGTCGCGTGCCGTGTGGAAGGTGATCGCCGCCGACATGCCGCTCGGCCTGGTCGTGCCGGACGGCGCGACGGACATCGAGGCCGTCGCACAGGGCGACCCGGGCGCTCCGCTCGGCCGCGAGCTCCAGATCGCGGAGCTGCTGCGGTTCGTCAAGCACCGCCGGATCACCGGCACGGTGTGGCTGACGGCCGACGTCCACTACACCTCGGCACAGCACTACGACCCCTCGCGTGCGGCCTTCAAGGACTTCGCGCCGTTCTGGGAGTTCGTCTCCGGCCCGCTCGCCGCGGGCGGTTTCCAGGCCAACGCGCTGGACGGCACGTTCGGTCCGGACCGGGTCTTCGTCAAGGCGCCGACGAGAGCGAACGTTTCCCCGATGGAGTCGCCCCAGTACTTCGGCGAGGTCGACATCGACGGTGACAGCGGCGAACTGACGGTCCGTCTGCGGGCCACCGGAGGGGCGGTCCTGTTCACGAAGGTCCTGCAGCCGGGGCGCGTGGGGCAGTAG
- a CDS encoding DUF7824 domain-containing protein: MSGAVPVSDTLLTTVRAGRTNEAAGLLDGMTDPQRRLCLPALKELRKELRVAPWDAASRKAYPALHAAGAACHTGAAGAAAWITAADMRWSQASPAALLHVLGDRDRDWLGNLARRLADRPATAQVPYELMAGLVRLSGCAVPTTETYVVGWVEQIGSLWQRGDTVAQRLRQDPYTAELVPALFGIPDIGSHLDWLFGDGPDSWCNALARLTEEGVLDRKALVDDCVARLLRGGAASDCRVFLRLLAALGLSRDEERERVADWLALTSHAASTVAAHAQSVLGALASAGGITSRQLAEMSAGVLFRTEKKLVRAQLVLLGKVLRRDPSTATELLPSVAQAFGHEDTDMQERAWKLVERYVGVVDVRARAEVADAAVRLSAGLRARAGMVLGMDAAELAPPPYLELLPPAPVPDRLAPAPDSATELAEEVGALLASGDGDVAAFERALDGLVRHAHRRREELAEALAPVVARLWWADADLQHHSADEYFRAAPHGLEVVLAALLGRVRTATLHKADQHGPMSDPCVHSAMSAAFNARLWEAAYRVGTDPMPFLLATPTWASGFLEPDELVSRLGEYHRLGARPGAADFAQALLRVRRDDRAVAAAAAGRAASLGTAHGERLARWLAGDAPTVPTSRRRTSGVRILLELGELDELQADLPPAFRRLGRPVGVFEARRYCHHYWSQDGRQHWLAVVPGRRELVAARLMREVSSVSVEGTRNAATILPLIAEAEGEAGEAVHLCVAYGLGARHPEDRLGAVDALLVLAARGQLDAERLGGDLGQLVRRGAVKPLRLAESARTAATTGAYATVWSILRAALPVLLADLAADGAAPATRGFGELLAVAAECAELTGARDDVAYLAQAAERSGSSRLVTQARRLRDTLGREVAA, translated from the coding sequence ATGAGCGGTGCGGTGCCGGTGAGTGACACGTTGCTGACGACCGTACGGGCGGGGCGGACGAACGAGGCCGCGGGTCTGCTGGACGGGATGACGGATCCGCAGCGGCGGCTCTGTCTGCCCGCGCTGAAGGAGCTGCGCAAGGAGCTGCGGGTCGCGCCCTGGGACGCCGCGTCCCGCAAGGCGTATCCCGCACTGCACGCGGCCGGTGCCGCCTGCCACACCGGAGCGGCCGGGGCGGCGGCCTGGATCACCGCGGCCGACATGCGCTGGTCCCAGGCGTCTCCCGCGGCACTGCTCCACGTGCTGGGCGACCGGGACCGGGACTGGCTGGGCAACCTCGCGCGGCGGCTCGCGGACCGCCCGGCGACCGCCCAGGTCCCCTACGAGCTGATGGCGGGACTGGTGCGGCTGTCCGGTTGCGCGGTGCCGACGACGGAGACCTACGTCGTCGGCTGGGTCGAGCAGATCGGCAGCCTGTGGCAGCGCGGCGACACCGTTGCCCAGAGGCTTCGCCAGGATCCGTACACGGCGGAGCTCGTCCCCGCGCTCTTCGGGATCCCCGACATCGGCAGCCACCTGGACTGGCTCTTCGGCGACGGTCCGGACAGTTGGTGCAACGCCCTCGCGCGGCTCACCGAGGAGGGCGTCCTCGACCGGAAGGCCCTGGTGGACGACTGCGTGGCCCGGCTGCTGCGGGGCGGCGCGGCGTCCGACTGCCGCGTCTTCCTGCGGTTGTTGGCGGCACTAGGGCTCAGCCGGGACGAGGAGCGGGAGCGGGTCGCCGACTGGCTGGCGCTCACCTCCCACGCGGCCTCCACCGTGGCGGCCCACGCCCAGTCGGTGCTGGGCGCTCTGGCGTCGGCCGGCGGGATCACGTCCCGTCAGCTCGCCGAGATGTCCGCCGGCGTGCTGTTCCGCACGGAGAAGAAGCTGGTGCGCGCCCAGCTCGTGCTGCTCGGGAAGGTGCTCCGGCGCGACCCGTCCACCGCGACCGAACTGCTGCCCTCGGTGGCGCAGGCCTTCGGGCACGAGGACACGGACATGCAGGAGCGTGCATGGAAGCTGGTGGAGCGGTACGTCGGCGTGGTGGACGTGCGGGCGCGTGCGGAAGTGGCCGACGCGGCCGTCCGGTTGAGCGCCGGACTGCGAGCGCGCGCCGGCATGGTCCTGGGAATGGACGCGGCCGAGCTCGCGCCGCCGCCGTATCTGGAGCTGCTGCCTCCCGCGCCGGTGCCGGACCGGCTCGCGCCCGCGCCGGACTCGGCGACCGAGCTGGCCGAGGAGGTCGGCGCCCTGCTGGCGTCCGGCGACGGGGACGTGGCGGCGTTCGAGCGCGCACTGGACGGCCTGGTGCGGCACGCCCACCGGCGCCGGGAGGAGCTGGCCGAAGCCCTGGCACCGGTGGTCGCGCGGCTCTGGTGGGCCGACGCCGATCTTCAGCACCACTCGGCGGACGAGTACTTCCGGGCCGCGCCGCACGGCCTGGAGGTCGTGCTCGCGGCCCTGCTGGGACGGGTGCGGACGGCCACGCTGCACAAGGCCGATCAGCACGGACCGATGTCGGACCCCTGCGTGCACAGCGCGATGAGCGCCGCCTTCAACGCGCGACTGTGGGAGGCGGCCTACCGGGTGGGCACCGACCCGATGCCGTTTCTGCTCGCCACGCCCACCTGGGCGTCCGGATTTCTGGAGCCGGACGAGCTGGTGTCCCGCCTCGGCGAGTACCACCGGCTCGGCGCCCGGCCCGGGGCGGCCGACTTCGCGCAGGCACTGCTCCGGGTACGGCGCGACGACCGTGCGGTGGCCGCTGCCGCCGCCGGGCGGGCCGCCTCACTCGGCACGGCACACGGAGAGCGGCTGGCGCGCTGGCTCGCCGGCGACGCCCCGACGGTGCCCACGAGCAGGCGACGCACCTCGGGGGTCCGCATCCTGCTGGAACTCGGCGAGCTCGACGAGCTGCAGGCAGACCTCCCGCCGGCGTTCCGCAGGCTCGGCCGACCCGTCGGCGTCTTCGAGGCGCGCAGATACTGCCACCACTACTGGAGCCAGGACGGGCGGCAGCACTGGCTGGCCGTGGTGCCCGGGCGGCGCGAGCTGGTGGCCGCCCGCCTGATGCGTGAGGTCTCCTCGGTCTCGGTCGAGGGCACCCGCAACGCCGCCACGATCCTGCCGCTGATCGCCGAGGCGGAGGGCGAGGCGGGCGAGGCCGTGCACCTCTGCGTCGCGTACGGGCTGGGGGCACGTCACCCGGAGGACCGGCTCGGCGCGGTGGACGCCCTCCTGGTCCTCGCCGCGCGGGGGCAGTTGGACGCCGAGCGGCTCGGCGGGGACCTGGGGCAGTTGGTGCGCCGCGGGGCGGTGAAGCCCCTGCGGCTCGCCGAGTCCGCGCGGACCGCGGCGACGACCGGCGCGTACGCCACCGTCTGGTCGATACTCCGGGCCGCGCTGCCCGTGCTGCTCGCGGACCTCGCGGCGGACGGCGCCGCCCCGGCCACCCGCGGATTCGGCGAACTGCTGGCGGTCGCCGCCGAGTGCGCCGAGCTCACCGGGGCGCGCGACGACGTGGCGTATCTCGCGCAGGCGGCGGAGCGGAGCGGCTCGTCCCGGCTCGTGACCCAGGCCCGTCGGCTGCGTGACACCCTGGGCAGGGAAGTGGCCGCCTGA
- a CDS encoding SWIM zinc finger family protein: MTRSLQAVAYTRSSALESSPGGGRLGLETSRGATPRGVEDHPRFFAGFLTSPQVASAGLLAVADVAGARYFQRQLAASLDPVVTGNGDRLRFESFSGCGGVYARLDVLEAGLDGGEVGHGTTNVDVNNPLREALSRIGSDDPLHLRVGPDEMAVTTLDGPVVEKKVPLPDRWLRGFAEAQVIAAGFDLRAELPASEAVRFLRSLPRSSARGASRGARWVVPAGHVLRPTTRPVPGAVCLPGPERLIALQRVLRHASALRVYGPALAGGAATASAWEVVLPGMRLTLTLSPEASRGFSGEGGVLDALAADETAEDAELIAVLLAWEPRIDVGDLSASSGLPAERVRAALVRLGTSGRVGYDTAEAAYFHRELPYDAGRVGRYNPRLRAARDLVGAGAVVLDGVLGTVTAQDGHAHRVRDDAGVLSCSCLWWARYRGGRGPCKHALAERMVRRGAVSGQAEVLADGGVR; the protein is encoded by the coding sequence ATGACGCGATCTTTGCAGGCCGTGGCCTACACCCGATCCTCCGCGCTGGAGTCCTCACCGGGCGGAGGCCGCCTGGGACTTGAGACCTCACGAGGTGCGACGCCCCGCGGCGTCGAGGATCATCCCCGTTTCTTCGCGGGATTCCTGACCTCGCCTCAGGTGGCGTCGGCCGGGCTGCTCGCGGTCGCCGACGTGGCGGGGGCGCGCTACTTCCAGCGGCAGCTGGCGGCGTCCCTGGACCCGGTGGTCACGGGCAACGGCGACCGGCTGCGTTTCGAGTCCTTCTCCGGCTGCGGTGGGGTGTACGCCCGGCTGGACGTCCTCGAGGCGGGGCTCGACGGCGGCGAGGTGGGGCACGGCACGACGAACGTCGACGTCAACAACCCCTTGCGGGAGGCTCTGTCGAGGATCGGTTCCGACGATCCGCTGCATCTGCGTGTCGGCCCGGACGAGATGGCCGTGACCACCCTGGACGGGCCGGTCGTGGAGAAGAAGGTGCCGCTGCCGGACCGCTGGCTCCGGGGTTTCGCCGAGGCCCAGGTGATAGCGGCCGGTTTCGACCTGCGGGCCGAACTGCCCGCGTCGGAGGCCGTGCGGTTCCTGCGCTCGCTGCCCCGGTCCAGCGCACGTGGCGCCTCCCGGGGCGCGCGGTGGGTGGTGCCCGCGGGGCATGTCCTGCGACCCACCACCCGGCCGGTGCCCGGAGCGGTCTGCCTCCCGGGCCCGGAGCGGCTGATCGCCCTCCAACGGGTGCTCCGGCACGCGTCGGCGCTGCGGGTGTACGGTCCCGCGCTCGCCGGGGGCGCCGCCACGGCCAGTGCCTGGGAGGTCGTCCTGCCCGGGATGCGGCTCACACTGACACTGTCACCGGAGGCCTCCCGGGGCTTCTCCGGCGAGGGCGGAGTGCTCGACGCGCTGGCCGCGGACGAGACGGCCGAGGACGCGGAACTGATCGCGGTCCTGCTGGCCTGGGAACCCAGGATCGACGTCGGGGACCTGTCGGCCTCTTCGGGACTGCCCGCCGAGCGGGTGCGGGCGGCCCTCGTCCGGCTGGGCACCTCGGGACGCGTGGGCTACGACACGGCGGAAGCGGCCTACTTCCACCGCGAACTCCCTTACGACGCCGGGCGCGTGGGGCGGTACAACCCCCGGTTGCGGGCCGCCCGGGATCTCGTGGGCGCGGGCGCGGTGGTCCTGGACGGCGTCCTCGGCACGGTGACCGCCCAGGACGGGCACGCGCACCGGGTGCGCGACGACGCGGGGGTGCTGAGCTGCAGCTGCCTGTGGTGGGCCAGGTACCGGGGCGGGCGCGGGCCGTGCAAGCACGCGCTGGCGGAACGCATGGTCCGCCGCGGCGCGGTGTCCGGGCAGGCGGAGGTTCTGGCAGACGGGGGTGTGCGATGA
- a CDS encoding PLP-dependent aminotransferase family protein: MTSSGTNPEEPAAAGRAGAWDMLLPAASAPARARGRALQAALREAVRAGRLAPGTRLPSSRELAADLGVSRGLVTEAYEQLTAEGYLRSDRGAGTWVGGAVRAADPLVRDLAPRSPGARTDFLPGTPDLSLFPRAAWSAAQRGVLAELPHHTLGYPDPRGLPRLRSALAELLTRRRGVVADPERVMVVSGVAQATTLLGFVLHARGVRAVGVEDPGSPDHGALYASAGLGVVPLPLDDEGLDSGALRASGVRAVVTTPSHQFPSGIAYSARRRAELLDWARSVDGLVVEDDYDGDFRYDRAPVGALQGLDPEHVAYTGSVSKSLAPGLRLGWLLVPASFAEEVVERKRTMDLGNPVIDQALLARFVERGDYDRQLRRCGRAYRERRDTLVTALAEHLPGTEVSGIAAGLHVIATLPDRYGPPQRFLASAAGAGVAVRPLSDYTRTPAGDDVVRLVLGYAHVSPARIREGIRLLATATRPG, from the coding sequence ATGACGTCATCGGGGACCAATCCGGAGGAGCCCGCCGCGGCGGGCCGGGCCGGCGCCTGGGACATGCTCCTGCCGGCCGCTTCGGCACCGGCACGCGCGCGTGGCCGTGCCCTGCAGGCGGCGCTGCGGGAGGCGGTCCGGGCGGGGCGGCTCGCGCCGGGCACCCGGCTGCCGTCCAGCCGTGAACTCGCCGCCGATCTCGGGGTGTCACGGGGTCTGGTCACGGAGGCGTACGAGCAGCTGACCGCGGAGGGGTACCTCCGCAGTGACCGGGGTGCGGGGACCTGGGTCGGCGGTGCCGTGCGGGCGGCCGACCCTCTCGTGCGGGACCTCGCGCCCCGCTCCCCCGGCGCGCGGACGGACTTCCTGCCCGGGACGCCCGACCTGTCGCTGTTCCCGCGCGCCGCGTGGTCGGCCGCGCAGCGCGGGGTGCTCGCCGAACTGCCGCACCACACGCTGGGCTATCCGGATCCGCGCGGGCTGCCCCGGCTGCGCAGCGCGCTCGCGGAGCTGCTCACCCGGCGCAGGGGTGTGGTCGCGGATCCGGAGCGGGTGATGGTCGTCTCCGGTGTGGCCCAGGCGACCACACTGCTGGGATTCGTGCTCCACGCGCGCGGGGTGCGTGCCGTCGGCGTGGAGGACCCCGGAAGCCCCGATCACGGGGCCCTGTACGCGTCGGCGGGTCTCGGCGTCGTACCGCTGCCGCTGGACGACGAGGGTCTGGACAGCGGGGCGCTGCGGGCGTCGGGGGTGCGGGCCGTGGTGACGACCCCCTCGCACCAGTTCCCGTCCGGGATCGCGTACTCCGCGCGCCGCCGCGCGGAACTCCTCGACTGGGCACGGTCCGTGGACGGGCTCGTCGTCGAGGACGACTACGACGGGGACTTCCGCTACGACCGGGCGCCGGTGGGCGCCCTGCAGGGCCTCGATCCGGAGCACGTCGCGTACACGGGTTCCGTCAGCAAGTCGCTGGCACCCGGGCTGCGGCTCGGCTGGCTGCTGGTACCGGCGTCGTTCGCCGAGGAGGTCGTCGAACGCAAACGCACGATGGACCTCGGCAATCCCGTCATCGACCAGGCGCTCCTCGCCCGCTTCGTGGAACGCGGCGACTACGACCGTCAGCTCCGCCGCTGCGGGCGCGCGTACCGGGAACGCCGCGACACACTGGTCACGGCCCTGGCCGAACACCTTCCCGGGACGGAGGTCTCCGGCATCGCGGCCGGTCTGCACGTCATCGCGACGCTTCCCGACCGCTACGGGCCGCCCCAGCGCTTCCTGGCCTCCGCCGCCGGGGCCGGCGTCGCCGTCCGCCCGCTCTCGGACTACACACGGACTCCGGCCGGGGACGACGTGGTGCGACTCGTCCTCGGGTACGCGCATGTGTCCCCGGCACGCATCCGCGAGGGAATCCGCCTTCTGGCGACGGCGACGCGCCCCGGGTAG